The following coding sequences are from one Lysinibacillus sp. FSL W8-0992 window:
- a CDS encoding phage terminase small subunit-related protein: MTKKHEQALELFKESEGSISNAEIATAVGAAESTVRKWKSRYNWLEQLGLVQNVTVEENRSVTKKKTTNRELQHKRIIESLVEAGTYSPALDLLIEVYLDCFEEYEQAKDIGENTEKLRKELARLLGQLGLDGKNKDLIKKSGTLLAKGDEVKKQDPEPDANESSKLVQFRQRKMRP; this comes from the coding sequence TTGACCAAAAAACATGAACAAGCATTAGAACTTTTTAAAGAGAGTGAAGGAAGTATTTCAAATGCAGAAATAGCAACAGCTGTTGGAGCTGCAGAGTCTACAGTTAGAAAGTGGAAAAGTCGTTATAATTGGCTTGAACAATTGGGTTTAGTTCAGAATGTCACAGTAGAGGAAAATCGAAGTGTGACGAAAAAGAAAACTACTAATCGTGAACTGCAGCACAAACGAATAATTGAATCGTTGGTGGAGGCTGGAACCTATTCACCTGCTTTGGATTTATTAATCGAAGTGTACCTAGATTGTTTCGAAGAATATGAGCAAGCAAAAGACATAGGTGAAAATACTGAGAAGTTAAGAAAAGAATTGGCTCGATTACTTGGCCAACTTGGATTAGATGGCAAAAACAAAGACCTCATTAAAAAATCAGGAACATTACTTGCTAAAGGTGACGAGGTAAAGAAACAAGATCCTGAGCCTGATGCAAATGAAAGTAGTAAGCTTGTTCAATTTAGGCAGAGGAAAATGCGGCCATGA
- a CDS encoding HNH endonuclease, with translation MKYCSEQGCRQLVSKGRYCDNHRRKKRNVGASNKPFYSTEAWRDLKADCYRRDKGRCTRCNKFVFGRTAQHHHIIPINDRPDLKLDPNNITTLCPTCHMIVEHETKPKPKHNFNW, from the coding sequence ATGAAATATTGTAGTGAACAAGGATGCCGACAATTAGTTAGTAAGGGTAGGTACTGTGATAATCACAGAAGAAAGAAAAGGAATGTAGGTGCCAGCAATAAACCTTTCTATAGCACAGAGGCATGGAGGGATTTAAAGGCTGACTGTTATCGGCGAGATAAAGGAAGATGTACACGGTGTAACAAGTTTGTGTTTGGTAGAACAGCACAGCATCATCACATCATACCAATCAATGATAGGCCTGACTTAAAGCTAGATCCTAATAACATAACAACCTTATGCCCAACGTGTCACATGATTGTAGAACATGAGACAAAACCAAAGCCAAAACATAATTTTAATTGGTGA
- a CDS encoding ArpU family phage packaging/lysis transcriptional regulator: MAFELPELDRKATQAAVERELERYRIFKYLTFEEKEAATTSKLDDIGGGKSNLTSDQTGSVAIYNVDEQSERRKYCDRVERAVKRLPPMERFLIETRYMADDAEYLTDMKVYCFKFQPPISATTYDKIRWKAFYKLALDLNIARTM; this comes from the coding sequence TTGGCATTTGAATTACCTGAATTAGATAGAAAAGCAACACAAGCAGCAGTAGAGCGTGAACTAGAAAGATACCGCATTTTTAAATACTTAACATTTGAGGAAAAGGAAGCCGCAACTACTTCCAAATTAGATGACATAGGTGGTGGCAAGAGTAATTTAACAAGTGACCAAACAGGTTCAGTTGCCATTTACAACGTGGATGAACAAAGTGAGAGACGCAAATACTGTGATCGTGTAGAACGTGCTGTAAAAAGACTGCCGCCAATGGAACGCTTCTTAATTGAAACCAGGTACATGGCTGATGATGCCGAATACTTAACAGACATGAAAGTCTATTGCTTTAAGTTTCAGCCGCCTATTTCTGCTACTACTTATGATAAAATCCGTTGGAAAGCTTTCTATAAACTTGCTTTAGATTTAAACATTGCACGCACTATGTAG